One Amorphoplanes digitatis genomic window carries:
- the mdh gene encoding malate dehydrogenase has protein sequence MGKKVTVVGAGFYGSTTAQRLAEFDIFETVVLTDIVEGKPEGLALDLNQSRPIEGFETKIVGATTGPNGEGYEAIEGSDVVVITAGLPRKPGMSRMDLLGVNAKIVRQVAENVAKYAPNAVVIVVSNPLDEMTALAQIATQFPRNRVLGQAGMLDSARFTNNVAEELKVPVSSVTTLTLGSHGDTMVPVPSKSSVNGKPLAELLPADKVEELVTRTRNGGAEVVALLKTGSAYYAPSAAAARMAKAVAEDSGAVMPVCAWVDGEYGISGVYLGVEAEIGAEGVKKVVETELTAAELAGLKEAAEAVRAKQADVADL, from the coding sequence ATGGGCAAGAAGGTCACCGTCGTAGGCGCCGGTTTCTACGGGTCCACGACCGCACAGCGTCTGGCCGAGTTCGACATCTTCGAGACCGTGGTGCTCACCGACATCGTCGAGGGCAAGCCGGAGGGCCTCGCGCTGGACCTCAACCAGTCGCGGCCGATCGAGGGTTTCGAGACCAAGATCGTCGGCGCCACCACCGGGCCGAACGGCGAGGGCTACGAGGCCATCGAGGGCTCGGACGTGGTCGTCATCACCGCAGGCCTGCCCCGCAAGCCGGGCATGAGCCGCATGGACCTGCTCGGCGTCAACGCCAAGATCGTGCGCCAGGTCGCCGAGAACGTGGCGAAGTACGCGCCGAACGCCGTCGTCATCGTGGTGTCGAACCCGCTCGACGAGATGACCGCGCTCGCCCAGATCGCCACCCAGTTCCCGCGCAACCGGGTACTCGGCCAGGCCGGCATGCTCGACTCGGCCCGCTTCACCAACAACGTGGCCGAGGAGCTGAAGGTCCCGGTCTCCAGCGTCACGACCCTGACGCTCGGCTCGCACGGCGACACCATGGTGCCGGTCCCGTCGAAGTCCTCGGTCAACGGCAAGCCGCTCGCCGAGCTGCTCCCGGCCGACAAGGTCGAGGAGCTCGTCACCCGTACCCGCAACGGCGGTGCCGAGGTCGTGGCGCTGCTCAAGACCGGCTCGGCGTACTACGCGCCGTCCGCCGCCGCCGCTCGCATGGCCAAGGCCGTCGCGGAGGACTCCGGCGCGGTCATGCCGGTCTGCGCCTGGGTCGACGGCGAGTACGGCATCTCCGGGGTCTACCTGGGCGTCGAGGCCGAGATCGGCGCCGAGGGCGTGAAGAAGGTCGTCGAGACCGAGCTCACCGCCGCCGAGCTGGCCGGCCTGAAGGAGGCCGCCGAGGCCGTCCGCGCCAAGCAGGCGGACGTCGCCGACCTCTGA
- a CDS encoding pentapeptide repeat-containing protein: protein MDVVRNETFSGEDWALDEVERAHYEDCAFHDVDWSEAKLAGCTFTHCEFGNVRFNATELTDCAITQSVIRRSSFFDATLAGCKLTGTQFLDCGLRPLTVDGGDWGFVSLRGANLTAARFGGLRLREADLTNADLTRADLRGADLSNARLQGAVLKGADLRGADLDGVALRDVDIDGAQIDLAQAMQFATAFGARVSG, encoded by the coding sequence ATGGACGTCGTCCGGAACGAGACCTTCTCCGGCGAGGACTGGGCCCTGGACGAGGTGGAACGCGCACACTACGAGGACTGCGCGTTCCACGACGTCGACTGGTCGGAGGCGAAGCTCGCCGGCTGCACGTTCACGCACTGCGAGTTCGGCAACGTGCGGTTCAACGCCACCGAGCTGACCGACTGCGCTATCACGCAGTCGGTGATCCGCCGCAGCTCGTTCTTCGACGCCACGCTCGCGGGCTGCAAGCTGACCGGCACCCAGTTCCTCGACTGTGGGCTCCGGCCGCTCACCGTCGACGGCGGTGACTGGGGTTTCGTCTCGCTGCGCGGTGCCAACCTCACCGCCGCGCGGTTCGGCGGCCTGCGGCTGCGCGAGGCGGACCTCACCAACGCCGACCTCACCAGGGCGGACCTGCGCGGCGCGGACCTCTCGAACGCCCGGCTGCAGGGCGCGGTGCTCAAGGGCGCCGACCTGCGCGGAGCCGACCTGGACGGGGTCGCGCTGCGCGACGTCGACATCGACGGCGCGCAGATCGACCTGGCGCAGGCGATGCAGTTCGCCACGGCGTTCGGTGCGCGGGTCAGCGGCTAG